A window of the Podarcis raffonei isolate rPodRaf1 chromosome 4, rPodRaf1.pri, whole genome shotgun sequence genome harbors these coding sequences:
- the LOC128412083 gene encoding zinc finger protein ZFP2-like, with product MECGKSFSQNSSLTKHQRIHTGEKPYQCVECGKSFSHSQSLTSHQRIHTGEKPYQCGECGKSFSQSSDLSSHKKKHTGEKPFQCMECRKSFRKSSHLTSHQRIHTGEKPFQCVECGKSFSYSQSLTSHQRIHTGEKSYQCVECGKSFSYSQNLISHQKIHTGEKPYECMECGKTFSRNDFLTSHQRIHTGEKPYQCMECGKSFRQRSDLTKHQRIHKGEKPYQCMECGKNFRESSKLTSHQRIHTGEKPYQCFECGKSFSQSAHLTSHQRIHTGEKPYQCMECGKSFSQSNDLTSHQRIHTGEKPYQCVECGKSFTHSHYLTSHQRTHTGEKPYQCIECGKSFSRSYSLTCHQRVHIEETSFII from the coding sequence atggaatgtggaaagagcttcagtcagaactccagtctcactaagcatcaaagaattcatacaggggagaaaccctatcagtgtgtggaatgtggaaagagcttcagtcacagccaaagtctgacttcccatcaaagaattcatacaggggagaaaccctatcagtgtggggaatgtggaaagagcttcagtcagagctctgaTCTCAGTTCCCATAAAAAAaaacatacaggggagaaaccctttcagtgcatggaatgtagaaagagcttcaggaagagctcccatctcacttctcatcaaagaattcatacaggggagaaaccctttcagtgcgtggaatgtggaaagagcttcagttacagcCAAAGTctgacttcccatcaaagaattcatacaggggagaaatcctatcagtgcgtggaatgtggaaagagcttcagttacagcCAAAATCTGAtttcccatcaaaaaattcatacaggggagaaaccctatgagtgcatggaatgtggaaagaccttcagtcGTAACGActttctcacttcccatcaaagaattcatacgggggagaaaccctatcagtgcatggaatgtggaaagagcttcaggcagcGTTCTGATCTCACTAAGCACCAGagaattcataaaggggagaaaccctatcagtgcatggaatgtggaaagaacttcagggagagctccaaactcacttcccatcaaagaattcatacaggcgagaaaccatatcagtgctttgaatgtggaaagagcttcagtcagagcgcccatctcacttcacatcaaagaattcatacaggggagaaaccctatcagtgcatggaatgtggaaagagcttcagtcagagtaatgatcttacttcccatcaaagaattcatacaggggaaaaaccctatcagtgtgtggaatgtggaaagagcttcactcacagccactatcttacttcccatcaaagaacccatacaggagagaaaccctatcagtgcattgaatgtggaaagagctttagtcggaGCTActctctcacttgccatcaaagagtTCATATTGAGGAGACATCCTTCATTATATAG